A genomic region of Natronoarchaeum mannanilyticum contains the following coding sequences:
- a CDS encoding HalX domain-containing protein, translating to MARSDEPAVLIVEDEPDLADLYAAWLEEECTVRTAYNGSQALDAIDRHVDVVLLDRRMPGLSGDTVLDTIRERDLDCRVAMVTAVEPDFDIVEMGFDDYLVKPVSKSDLTDTLDQLLLRSAYDEQLQEFFALASKKAVLDKQKTEAELRASEEYARLEDRLAVLRSDIDDTMARLSERDAHGRACRDISR from the coding sequence ATGGCACGGTCGGATGAGCCCGCCGTCCTGATCGTCGAGGACGAGCCCGACCTGGCGGATCTGTACGCCGCCTGGCTGGAGGAGGAGTGCACGGTTCGGACGGCGTACAACGGCAGCCAGGCGCTCGACGCCATCGACCGGCACGTCGACGTCGTGTTGCTCGACCGCCGGATGCCGGGGCTGTCCGGCGACACGGTGCTCGACACGATCCGCGAGCGGGACCTTGACTGTCGCGTCGCGATGGTCACCGCGGTCGAACCGGACTTCGACATCGTCGAGATGGGGTTCGACGACTATCTCGTCAAGCCCGTCTCGAAGAGCGATCTCACCGACACGCTCGATCAGCTCCTGTTGCGATCGGCGTACGACGAACAGCTCCAGGAGTTCTTCGCGTTGGCCTCGAAGAAGGCGGTCCTCGACAAGCAAAAGACCGAGGCCGAACTCCGCGCCAGCGAGGAGTACGCCCGCCTCGAGGATCGCCTCGCCGTGTTGCGGTCGGACATCGACGACACGATGGCCCGGCTCTCCGAGCGGGACGCCCACGGGCGGGCGTGTCGCGACATCTCCCGATAG
- the purL gene encoding phosphoribosylformylglycinamidine synthase subunit PurL, which produces MSLSDPDRDLVVEELGREPTPAEAALFENLWSEHCAYRSSRPLLGAFDSEDERVVVGPGDDAAVVALPDYAADDSADADAPNGETYVTMGIESHNHPSFVDPFDGAATGVGGIVRDTLSMGAYPIALTDSLYFGDFDREHSRYLLEGVVEGISHYGNCIGVPTVGGSVDFHEDYEGNPLVNVACVGLTDEDRLVTAVAQEAGNKLVLFGNSTGRDGLGGASFASEDLDEDAETEDRPAVQVGDPYAEKLLIEANEELIEEGLIESARDLGAAGLGGASSELVAKGSLGADIELTEVHEREPNMTALEYLLAESQERMCYEVRPENVDRVREIAEKFDLGCSVIGEVTEGNYTCTFEGETVVDVDAEFLGEGAPMNDLPHEEPQPQERDLPDADLAEAFKTVVSAPSTASKRWVYRQYDHEVGVRTSVAPGDDAAVMAIREAAGDDEAAEGDGDAAPGVGLAISAGAAPNWTDAAPYEGARAVALENATNLAAKGAAPLAAVDCLNGGNPEKPDVYGGFKGIVDGLADMCSELDVPVVGGNVSLYNDSQHGPIPPTPTLAMTGTKPGYDAPPLSVEPDGELLLVGDLAAGDGADARLGGSEFLAQFGGTDQFPELPAEPGAVVSALAAVADQDATLAVHDVSHGGLAVALAEMVTDDAGLDVSLPEGVDPTAALFHEQPGRALVQTTEPGAVEAAFEGVAPVVRLGTATDDGRLSIAAGETTIVTDADAIADWRAVIERELD; this is translated from the coding sequence ATGAGTCTCTCCGATCCGGACCGGGACCTCGTCGTCGAGGAACTCGGCCGGGAGCCGACCCCGGCCGAGGCGGCGCTGTTCGAAAACCTCTGGAGCGAGCACTGCGCGTACCGCTCTTCGCGTCCGCTCCTGGGCGCGTTCGACAGCGAGGACGAGCGCGTCGTCGTCGGGCCGGGCGACGACGCCGCCGTCGTCGCGCTGCCGGACTACGCCGCGGACGATTCGGCCGATGCGGACGCCCCCAACGGCGAGACGTACGTCACGATGGGCATCGAGAGCCACAACCACCCCTCCTTCGTCGACCCGTTCGACGGCGCCGCGACGGGCGTCGGCGGCATCGTCCGGGACACGCTCTCGATGGGCGCGTACCCGATCGCGCTGACCGACTCGCTGTACTTCGGCGACTTCGACCGCGAGCACTCGCGGTATCTGCTGGAGGGCGTCGTCGAGGGGATCAGCCACTACGGCAACTGCATCGGCGTCCCCACGGTCGGCGGCAGCGTCGACTTCCACGAGGACTACGAGGGCAACCCCCTGGTGAACGTCGCCTGCGTCGGCCTCACCGACGAGGATCGTCTGGTCACCGCGGTGGCCCAGGAGGCGGGCAACAAGCTCGTCCTCTTCGGGAACTCCACGGGGAGAGACGGGCTCGGCGGCGCCTCCTTCGCCAGCGAGGACTTAGACGAGGACGCCGAGACGGAGGACCGGCCCGCGGTCCAGGTCGGCGACCCCTACGCGGAGAAGCTGCTGATCGAGGCCAACGAGGAGCTGATCGAGGAAGGGCTGATCGAGTCGGCCCGCGACCTCGGCGCGGCCGGCCTCGGCGGCGCCTCCAGCGAACTCGTCGCCAAGGGCAGCCTCGGCGCCGACATCGAGCTGACCGAGGTCCACGAGCGAGAGCCGAACATGACCGCCCTGGAGTACCTGCTCGCGGAATCCCAGGAGCGGATGTGCTACGAGGTCCGTCCGGAGAACGTCGACCGCGTTCGCGAGATCGCCGAGAAGTTCGACCTGGGTTGCTCGGTGATCGGCGAAGTGACGGAGGGCAACTACACCTGCACCTTCGAGGGCGAGACGGTCGTCGACGTCGACGCCGAGTTCCTCGGCGAGGGCGCGCCGATGAACGACCTGCCTCACGAGGAGCCCCAGCCCCAGGAGCGGGACCTGCCCGACGCCGATCTCGCCGAGGCGTTCAAGACCGTGGTGTCGGCGCCCAGCACCGCGAGCAAGCGCTGGGTGTACCGCCAGTACGACCACGAGGTCGGCGTCCGCACGAGCGTCGCGCCCGGCGACGACGCCGCCGTGATGGCGATCCGGGAGGCCGCGGGCGACGACGAAGCGGCCGAGGGTGACGGCGACGCCGCACCCGGCGTCGGACTCGCCATCTCGGCCGGCGCGGCGCCGAACTGGACCGACGCGGCCCCCTACGAGGGCGCCCGCGCGGTCGCCCTGGAGAACGCCACCAATCTCGCCGCGAAGGGCGCCGCCCCGCTCGCCGCGGTGGACTGTCTCAACGGCGGCAACCCCGAGAAGCCCGACGTGTACGGCGGGTTCAAGGGGATCGTCGACGGACTCGCCGACATGTGCAGCGAGCTGGACGTGCCCGTCGTCGGCGGCAACGTCTCGCTGTACAACGACTCCCAGCACGGCCCGATCCCGCCGACGCCGACGCTGGCGATGACCGGCACGAAGCCCGGCTACGATGCCCCGCCGCTCTCCGTGGAGCCCGACGGCGAACTGCTGCTGGTCGGCGACCTCGCGGCCGGGGACGGCGCGGACGCCCGCCTCGGCGGCTCCGAGTTCCTCGCGCAGTTCGGCGGCACGGATCAGTTCCCCGAACTGCCCGCCGAGCCCGGCGCGGTCGTCTCGGCGCTGGCCGCGGTAGCTGATCAGGACGCCACGCTCGCGGTCCACGACGTCAGCCACGGCGGCCTCGCCGTCGCGCTCGCCGAGATGGTCACCGACGACGCCGGCCTCGACGTGTCGCTGCCCGAGGGCGTCGATCCGACGGCCGCGCTGTTCCACGAACAGCCCGGTCGTGCCCTCGTCCAGACGACGGAGCCCGGGGCCGTCGAGGCGGCGTTCGAGGGTGTCGCGCCGGTCGTGCGCCTCGGAACGGCGACCGACGACGGCCGGCTCTCGATCGCGGCGGGCGAGACGACGATCGTCACGGACGCCGACGCGATCGCCGACTGGCGGGCCGTCATCGAGCGCGAACTCGACTGA
- a CDS encoding PHP domain-containing protein, whose translation MLSVELHAHSELSYDGRDPVDLLLEQAEAVGLDALAITDHDEFDASLEAARKAPDYGLVGIPGMEITSEAGHVLGLGLEEPVEPGLPFGETLDRIREQGAVAVVPHPFQEARHGVMANITRDELADADAIEVYNSRLLTGRGNRQASEFAEQYGLPKTAGSDAHISEMVGQAVTRVDAADRSVEGILDAVREGRTEVDGKRTPWRISFRQAAGGAKRRVIARLLELF comes from the coding sequence GTGCTGTCGGTCGAGCTACACGCCCACTCCGAGCTGTCGTACGACGGTCGGGATCCGGTCGATCTCCTCTTAGAGCAGGCCGAGGCGGTCGGCCTCGACGCCCTGGCGATCACCGACCACGACGAGTTCGACGCCAGCCTCGAAGCCGCCCGGAAGGCACCCGACTACGGCCTCGTGGGGATCCCCGGCATGGAGATCACGAGCGAGGCGGGCCACGTCCTCGGACTGGGCCTCGAGGAACCCGTCGAGCCGGGGCTGCCCTTCGGCGAGACGCTCGATCGCATCCGCGAGCAGGGCGCGGTCGCCGTCGTCCCCCATCCTTTCCAGGAGGCGCGCCACGGCGTCATGGCGAACATCACGCGCGACGAACTCGCCGACGCCGACGCCATCGAGGTGTACAACTCCCGGCTGTTGACCGGCCGGGGGAACCGTCAGGCGAGCGAGTTCGCCGAGCAGTACGGCCTTCCCAAGACCGCCGGCAGCGACGCCCACATCAGCGAGATGGTCGGCCAGGCGGTCACGCGCGTCGACGCCGCCGACCGATCTGTCGAAGGGATTCTCGACGCCGTTCGCGAGGGCCGCACCGAAGTCGACGGTAAGCGAACCCCCTGGCGGATCAGCTTCCGACAGGCCGCCGGCGGCGCGAAGCGCCGCGTGATCGCCAGGCTGCTCGAACTGTTCTGA